gttatattcttgtacagcctagtactaagtatatggtgtttggctagataagagtaaaactgcttgtagattagtttttcaaaaaatgttgacaagttaggcaggattgatataggtctgtaattgttaacatctgtgagatcaccacatttgtgtacaggggtaactcgctttttttaggataactggaaaggtttggagttcaagtgacctattgaagagcatgagaattctttggagacaattcctaacctatacttcttctcaaggtcatgttttttattaatgggtttaagtattccctttgtaagcaagggattgttaagccttttggttatgcttacaaaaaagtcacaggacagacattatcagcagcagttataaaattgtcaatagcagtttcattgtgcagcctaaaacttaactcccttgactctagaggtatatatattaggtttaggttaggtttttttaattaaaccagccaggatgagtgaagccatgaagggcgtttttattaattaaaacacccaaatgttgggtgcttcaggtgttgttcctcttggatgatcttgtacctctctgtctcacacctgtaagaatgagtgatatggttaagggggaaacaaagtgcaggcaaggcaatggaggccagtagtaatcttagggctaggataattagaaattagagaaattaagtaagagaaattagcaagagaaatcaggtaaaatttattatacttaacttttgtatcatgagtttagtagtaaatcttcatcttcatcatcatcatcttcactgtcacaaagctccaggtagggctcggaaacatcaacatcctcttcctggtatccaaataaacgctttgcatcactcagcttgtcagaacacatcttttgcccttgcttcaaaagagccaagattccactcttatttttggttgataggtgcttctcttcaatagtgtacttgttaggatcctgtaatatatagactatttaatggggtttaagacatttacaaatttccctgaaaatactaaagaaattagaataaataaataaagttttcggtaaaagttcaaatatatgtaaaacacaccagtacagtatatgaaaaccatggaattgtctacctgtcaaagttgtaaatagcaagacaagtataaaattctgctgaataaatgtttatgaagaactgaattgcaacacacatttaggctgttagcttaccttgcttagatatgaaggaaaaattccacataacaactcttcagtatgttcggttaaaatctctctcttattcttgtaatatgcgagataatgcagcatttcttgaacagtgtgttgttgctcttctctggatctcttctgaagctccacatcttctactgccttctttttttgagcaagggacactaataaaagaggaaatttatatttactgcaagtaaactacaactcaatttaatgtaattacagtttaggtacttgcattatacatactatacatagtttattgtgcagtatcaacctgataaaaacctacggattatgatactgcacctattttacaaacagtagtgatgatattttacttcaaaaataagtaaagcttatccattatgcatgctaaatgttagttatcttgataaggccgaattgtaacccctgataaaatgagatgtagttacataccattttggctatgatgaggcaataaattgtgccatggcaggataccttctattgcatccttttcactgagaatttcagagttttcactattgtagatttttatgaagccttgaagctttttcctatcacactcatttctgtgccggagggaagagcgcattttactggatgctgcaaataaagttttttggctgaaagttttaaagttgttaaaaaaatttcctcatcatttacctacatagaaattatagacaagagctaaatagaaattgcttcagagttaacaaagaaatagtaagcctacctgcatcagtggcaatcagatttttgcgatgcctgatagagtctgcaactgcctcgatagaatattttatgttcttcgaggttgttccagtgtttaactctaactccttacaaatcatttgtaggtcagatcgccattcttgaatcaatgacttttgaacgtcaagtttgtcgatctcatttgaaactgttatttccgtctctctggcctatttgaaaatataataaatttaatgaacaaatcacattaaccatgatgagtggttcgaacctatgggcttggcattcccagatgcttgctgtagttgaatgcgccacaacatggtcaaaagaattgcaacctagggtactaatgaacccacaattcaatttttgttaattatgcacccccatacccattccatgggcggttgtgcatgcagtttcccatgtacttggtctgtgtcctccagtagttttacctctgatggccctttcaatacacatagaattcatattattgtgatatatcaatacatggagaaagacattgaaatgggggcatcaaaggcagaactactgaatgacagagaccgagttcatgggggaattgtgtgaaacctggtttggcttcagtggaagccttgggatccttgtgggtgcagtagtactccaagttgcaattcatctgaccatgtcgtggcgtagtgaactagagcatgcatctgagagcactcagtgcatggggttcaaaccctcatcacagttcccgtgatatatcacgatactgtgatttctctgtgaacacatttgatatatctcggaatcatacatttaggttaattaaatactatatactttatacaaattaaccttattgatatattgaaaaagttcaagcagttaattcaaggaaatggtcgctaatttataatggaaaatatatgtagtacatgatctgaacacataactaacctataaatgcattataatacctttcacatataaatgcattataataagtttcaaaataaatacaaataaataaaataaatatatattatttttagtacctttctgagtcgagtaactaatgcacgagccagtccatcaatttttcgatggttccaaaagactgcaccctctgtgagttcttctgttctttctgagaaaaatatttatagcaatgaacatcttgaagagcatagattaataacagtttcataacatacctttactcaccaagaccaactcaagtttgaccaatatgttttcattcttttattgattatttgagggagttgatacttattgaatactgaatacaaaTCGCATTATACTGATTACATTATACTGATTGGGTTATATTtccttattcaatatatataaactataatgaaaaaatacaaaaatggccaccatatgttatagtcgccaaacagttattaggtaaaattgaaggtttctcaatatataataaaactcaccttagttttcaagctctgaatagtgccaacatgagcttgaacatcttcatctttgctgaagatactatcagaataataggggtttctgatacctctgcaatgataattcagaaataattatttattgtctgtaaccactataatattaaacaatgggtaatggggtatcaaaaaatgttttatatgaagaattctgatgcactgctaaattttacataaaacaaaaatttacatggtgttagataaataaaatgatgatatggatgcaattgaaaggcaaactataaagacatactcagttaaaaaatatgtcatatgacaatgtatatttatatgtgcatactttatttataagaacattaatttgaagacaatataattcattataatatagtgtgtgtagagaacaaaagaatactatacattaagtatctgtaaagcacattttattacctcccaactttgttgtaacgatacagcttcttgttgccatcaatatgtactgctaaaggggttttatcacaagcaggacactcattgtcagcttctcctctaatttttctcagctcatattgctggaatcgccattcgaagaacactctcttcgaagttatataattaatgggtccaatctaggaatagaattttttagatggtgacatttaaaatgcatattatgacataagataaataaacaaaaaaaacattccattttgtgtttgaacaaaattaaaaactaattattaataaatgaatatacattactacaaaattttgataatttttgtattgaaatataaaactgaaaatattaagaataacggtatcaaaacatacacgcccacgagaagcaccaaaggattccagtgcagtgactaatgcccgaaatgatgttccaggacaatttctttttatatggtgccatgattcaagcagactggtgctgtagaatgtgctgctctttcctaatgatgaatagaaaccagacttgtacatggtcttgcctagttgttgatgctcatatccacagtggcatgtatagattggagtatagaggtcataccttcctgtagtttaaaatacagtgcattgagttgtgtggcgacttgctaaaatagtgatgtaaaaattaacatttatagcaacaaaaatttcaaaatgtattgtgattcaggaatatccggtaatggaaataaaagggtaaattttaaagtttatttacccattatagtgatgaagatgcagagattgctggagcttgaaattttaaacttgcaatctgtgcagttggggcaagaatttggtggttgggctggtacaacaggttctggtaacaaagaaaaggaagacagtttgacaaaatgagttttatggaaaagaatttcagactgaatatttcattgtttcttgattgtacaaaatattgacattattctccagataatgactgagaaattcacagaaaagaaacaatcagacgattaaatcaatctataaaaccaagtgtcaggtttaaactttaagacttctccaaatgttgtaatgactgaaatgaaacatttattcattttattttgttataccaagataatcgtagctctagactgggattgggaagtagaagtaatctcggaacaaagtacggattttatacaggtatcgtatacttactccagtgaaagatatttccttcagggcacacagtttgtgtcgggtctaatggctcataaaagccatttttccaatataatctgtggtggaaaggcatgagaaaatgttgcatttggtcacaaatgtgacacaaaaatgcaaaacagtcttcacatttgatgcttgcctcacaatttgtacattgtacacaaactttacctgatgaaaaaaggggtaattatttatactaattttaaatactgtatacctaacattttaaacaatctgaagtctaaatgtattaatagagtgtcattaatatgcatatgatgcttattatacagtataaccttaatgaacacagcaatatttaatttacctttatctggaacacccaactcagacaatgtccaatcgaacagcattgccctgctttctccccaattaatctctgcattttttcttcttttttgccagtcagaaacacttggctgagaatctttaatttgttcaagttctgcagcaagtactttgaaatatgggattacaaattagtaagaaaaatttgtaagtgaaaggaatgattagtataatatgttaaacaaaatttcataggcattaagcacaattttggtacataatatttatgacgtgtgtccattaaataaaccctcatttaaataccaacaaatgatgttgggacataccaacatcaaatgattccaaagtttcttcaccagctgccaaataactttgagtgtacgttctgccactagtagaatagcccgcattttgaatgtgtggtggtgaaagtatagcaggcagaatgtctgggtggcacatttgaagatttaagcatggtacataattgcaaattgtatacaagtattaatattttcagacaaatctcaagatattactataactaactttatgctaccaagttgttcagtgttatagtaatttaatctccataattgtctagcatacacttaaaaataggcaacaaatattattggaaagtacacaaataacagctgtagaaatattgttaagaaaataatagaagattaccatcagattggggtgcagctggtctttgttttgaattaatgtgtgatacatcctgtatgttatcttttttctgtttcttgtttgtcacctttattgagtttggttcctccacgtttaagagtctcttcaagtactcatttctttgtatcattgcagcacgtgctttctggtactcacgttcaagatgttctctagtcatcactgctattctccggtgaaattc
This genomic stretch from Procambarus clarkii isolate CNS0578487 chromosome 5, FALCON_Pclarkii_2.0, whole genome shotgun sequence harbors:
- the LOC138372528 gene encoding uncharacterized protein, yielding MICKELELNTGTTSKNIKYSIEAVADSIRHRKNLIATDAASSKMRSSLRHRNECDRKKLQGFIKIYNSENSEILSEKDAIEGILPWHNLLPHHSQNVSLAQKKKAVEDVELQKRSREEQQHTVQEMLHYLAYYKNKREILTEHTEELLCGIFPSYLSKDPNKYTIEEKHLSTKNKSGILALLKQGQKMCSDKLSDAKRLFGYQEEDVDVSEPYLELCDSEDDDDEDEDLLLNS
- the LOC138372536 gene encoding uncharacterized protein; protein product: MDLPSTSNDRSSDFDSMLYIPDVPKITTDNNNEFHRRIAVMTREHLEREYQKARAAMIQRNEYLKRLLNVEEPNSIKVTNKKQKKDNIQDVSHINSKQRPAAPQSDDILPAILSPPHIQNAGYSTSGRTYTQSYLAAGEETLESFDVGMSQHHLLVFK